The following proteins are encoded in a genomic region of Devosia lucknowensis:
- the queA gene encoding tRNA preQ1(34) S-adenosylmethionine ribosyltransferase-isomerase QueA — MRVTEFDFDLPETLIALHPAEPRDSARLLVVRPGEPFANQHIPDLRTLLRPGDVLVVNDTRVLPAELKGIRVRGETRANVSFNLHKRDDAHTWRAFARPAKKLHLLDRLELGNGGADPLIARVAGKGDTGEVTLEFELGGAQLDEAIKSHGAMPLPPYIGAKRPVEERDKVDYQTVYAAEDGAVAAPTAGLHFTEKLLQDLADMDVAMERVTLHVGAGTFLPMKADDTDDHVMHSEWGEIDQATVERINARRAAGGRVIAVGTTSLRLLETASRATGELKPFVGDTDIFITPGFRFRTVDVLMTNFHLPKSTLFMLVSAFSGLQTMKDAYAHAIGNAYRFYSYGDSSLLHRAPHPEDDA, encoded by the coding sequence ATGCGCGTTACAGAATTCGACTTCGACCTGCCCGAAACCCTGATTGCCCTGCATCCGGCCGAGCCGCGCGACAGCGCACGACTTCTGGTGGTGCGGCCGGGTGAGCCCTTTGCGAACCAGCATATCCCCGACCTCCGGACGCTGTTGCGACCCGGTGACGTGCTTGTGGTCAACGATACGCGGGTGCTACCAGCGGAGCTCAAGGGCATCCGCGTGCGCGGGGAGACTCGCGCCAACGTGTCGTTCAACCTGCACAAGCGCGACGATGCCCATACCTGGCGGGCGTTCGCCCGACCGGCCAAGAAACTGCATCTGCTTGATCGGCTCGAACTCGGGAATGGCGGTGCCGATCCCCTGATCGCCCGCGTGGCCGGCAAGGGGGACACCGGCGAGGTGACGCTGGAGTTCGAGCTGGGCGGTGCCCAACTCGACGAGGCCATCAAGTCGCATGGCGCCATGCCGCTTCCACCCTATATCGGGGCCAAGCGGCCAGTGGAGGAGCGCGACAAGGTCGACTACCAGACTGTCTATGCCGCGGAGGACGGCGCTGTCGCCGCACCCACTGCCGGGCTGCACTTTACCGAAAAGCTGCTGCAGGATCTCGCCGACATGGATGTCGCCATGGAGCGGGTCACTCTGCATGTGGGCGCCGGGACCTTCCTGCCGATGAAGGCAGATGACACCGACGACCACGTCATGCATTCAGAATGGGGCGAGATCGACCAGGCAACCGTCGAGCGGATCAATGCGCGCCGTGCCGCAGGGGGCAGGGTGATCGCAGTCGGAACGACCAGTCTCAGGTTGCTCGAAACCGCTTCGCGGGCAACGGGTGAGCTGAAGCCCTTCGTGGGCGATACCGACATCTTCATCACGCCTGGCTTCCGGTTCCGGACGGTAGACGTGCTGATGACGAACTTCCACCTGCCCAAATCGACCCTCTTCATGCTGGTCAGCGCCTTTTCGGGCCTGCAGACGATGAAGGACGCGTACGCACATGCCATCGGCAACGCATATCGCTTCTATTCCTACGGCGACTCGTCGCTGTTGCACCGTGCCCCGCATCCCGAGGATGATGCGTGA
- the tgt gene encoding tRNA guanosine(34) transglycosylase Tgt, with protein MKQVTFSVLASDGMARQGRIDTPRGEINTPAFMPVGTAGTVKAMYPEQVRETGADILLGNTYHLMLRPGAERVASLGGLHDFMDWQRPILTDSGGFQVMSLAKLRKLTEKGVTFKSHIDGSAYELTPERSIEIQTLLDSDIIMQLDECIALPAERKEMERAMELSIRWAERSKTAFNNQQNRALFGIVQGGDDAELRGRSAAGLKSIGFDGYAVGGLAVGEPQAVMFRVLSDITPELPEDRPRYLMGVGKPDDILGGIERGIDMFDCVHPTRAGRHGHAYTRFGVINLKNARHKDDHRPLDEASPNPNCRRWSRAYLHHLVKTEEILGAMVLSQINLAYYQELTAGTRAAIAAGRMTDFAAETRAAWAAGDLPPL; from the coding sequence ATGAAGCAAGTCACATTTTCCGTTCTCGCCTCGGACGGCATGGCCCGTCAGGGCCGCATCGATACGCCGCGCGGCGAGATCAATACCCCAGCATTCATGCCCGTCGGGACAGCCGGAACGGTCAAGGCCATGTATCCCGAGCAGGTGCGTGAAACCGGCGCGGATATCCTGCTTGGCAATACCTACCACCTGATGCTGCGCCCCGGCGCAGAACGGGTCGCCTCCCTTGGGGGGCTGCACGATTTCATGGATTGGCAGCGGCCGATCCTGACCGATAGCGGCGGTTTCCAGGTGATGTCGCTGGCCAAGCTGCGCAAGCTCACCGAGAAGGGCGTGACGTTCAAGTCGCATATCGATGGATCGGCCTACGAACTGACGCCGGAGCGCTCGATCGAAATCCAGACTCTGCTCGACAGCGATATCATTATGCAGCTCGACGAGTGCATCGCACTACCGGCCGAGCGCAAGGAGATGGAGCGGGCAATGGAGCTTTCCATTCGCTGGGCGGAGCGGTCGAAAACCGCTTTCAACAATCAGCAGAACCGGGCGCTTTTCGGCATCGTGCAGGGCGGTGACGACGCCGAATTGCGCGGGCGATCGGCCGCGGGGCTCAAGTCGATCGGCTTCGACGGCTATGCCGTTGGCGGACTGGCTGTCGGCGAGCCGCAGGCGGTGATGTTCCGGGTGCTCAGCGACATCACGCCGGAATTGCCGGAGGACCGGCCGCGCTACCTCATGGGCGTCGGCAAGCCGGACGATATCCTTGGCGGGATCGAGCGCGGTATCGACATGTTCGACTGCGTCCACCCGACGCGCGCCGGACGACATGGCCATGCCTACACCCGCTTCGGCGTCATCAACCTGAAAAATGCCCGGCATAAGGATGACCATCGTCCGCTGGACGAGGCGTCGCCCAACCCCAACTGCCGACGCTGGAGCCGCGCTTATCTGCACCATCTGGTCAAGACCGAAGAGATTTTGGGCGCCATGGTGCTTTCGCAGATCAACCTGGCCTATTATCAGGAACTGACGGCGGGGACACGGGCAGCGATTGCGGCCGGACGGATGACGGATTTCGCGGCAGAGACACGTGCGGCATGGGCCGCCGGCGACCTGCCGCCTCTCTAG
- the pgi gene encoding glucose-6-phosphate isomerase: MAKGERGDVLNLLTKQRKRLDDYTMREMFALDPNRFQRFSATGADILLDYSKNRIDEDAMDALFELARAAGVEDRRSQMCEGEHINITEDRAVMHMALRYQGDKPVEVDGKDVMPDVRAVLAAIETYTNAVRSGEIRGQGGAQFTDVVNIGIGGSDLGPAMVTLALEPYTRADLRAHYVSNVDGAHIHDVLKRLDPKKTLFIVASKTFTTDETMTNANSARDWISDTLGEEAVPNHFAAVSTNLEACAKFGIRQDRIFGFWDWVGGRYSVWSAIGLPIALAVGYDNFAKFLAGADAMDRHFLETPLERNLPVIMALIGVWYRNAWGFSTHAVLPYDQRLSRFAAYLQQQDMESNGKSVTLDGKKVDWPTGPIVWGEPGTNGQHAFYQLIHQGTDVIPCDFLIAARPHENLPPHHDKLVANVLAQSEALMLGKTKDEVVAELKAQGLDKDQIKALAPHKVFPGNRPSNTLFYKQLTPEVLGSLIALYEHKVFVQGVIWNVNSYDQWGVELGKQLAKALLPKVKGEESGEGHDASTQGLLGYYLANKA; the protein is encoded by the coding sequence ATGGCCAAGGGCGAACGCGGCGACGTGCTCAATCTGCTGACCAAGCAGCGCAAGCGGCTGGACGATTACACGATGCGCGAAATGTTCGCGCTCGATCCCAACCGCTTCCAGCGGTTCTCGGCCACCGGTGCCGACATCCTGCTCGACTATTCCAAGAACCGCATCGACGAAGATGCGATGGATGCGCTGTTCGAGTTGGCGCGCGCCGCCGGGGTGGAAGATCGCCGCAGCCAGATGTGCGAAGGCGAGCACATCAACATCACCGAAGACCGCGCCGTGATGCACATGGCGCTGCGCTACCAGGGCGACAAGCCGGTCGAAGTCGACGGCAAGGACGTCATGCCCGACGTGCGGGCGGTGCTCGCGGCCATCGAGACCTATACCAATGCGGTGCGCTCGGGCGAGATCCGCGGCCAGGGCGGCGCGCAGTTCACCGATGTGGTCAATATCGGCATCGGCGGGTCGGATCTAGGCCCGGCCATGGTGACGCTGGCGCTCGAACCCTATACGCGCGCCGACCTGCGTGCCCATTACGTCTCGAATGTCGATGGCGCGCATATTCACGACGTCCTCAAGCGACTCGACCCCAAGAAGACGCTGTTCATCGTAGCGTCCAAGACCTTCACCACCGACGAAACCATGACCAATGCCAATTCGGCGCGAGACTGGATTTCGGACACGCTGGGCGAGGAGGCGGTGCCGAACCACTTTGCTGCGGTGTCGACCAATCTCGAGGCTTGCGCGAAGTTCGGAATCCGGCAGGACCGCATATTCGGGTTCTGGGACTGGGTCGGCGGGCGCTATTCGGTGTGGTCGGCGATCGGGCTGCCGATCGCGCTGGCCGTGGGGTACGACAATTTCGCGAAGTTTCTCGCGGGTGCCGACGCCATGGACCGGCATTTCCTCGAAACGCCGCTGGAGCGCAATCTCCCGGTGATCATGGCGCTGATCGGCGTCTGGTATCGCAATGCCTGGGGTTTTTCAACCCATGCCGTTCTGCCCTACGACCAGCGGCTCAGCCGCTTTGCCGCCTATCTGCAGCAGCAGGACATGGAATCGAACGGCAAGTCGGTGACGCTTGATGGCAAGAAGGTCGACTGGCCGACTGGCCCGATCGTCTGGGGCGAGCCGGGTACCAATGGCCAGCACGCCTTCTATCAGCTGATCCACCAGGGTACCGACGTCATACCGTGCGATTTCCTGATTGCGGCGCGTCCGCACGAAAACCTGCCGCCGCATCACGACAAGCTGGTCGCCAATGTGCTGGCGCAATCGGAAGCGCTGATGCTGGGCAAGACCAAGGACGAGGTGGTCGCCGAGCTCAAGGCGCAAGGCCTCGACAAGGACCAGATCAAGGCGCTGGCGCCGCACAAGGTGTTCCCGGGTAACCGGCCATCCAATACGCTGTTCTACAAGCAACTGACGCCGGAAGTACTGGGCTCGCTCATTGCGCTCTACGAGCACAAGGTGTTCGTGCAGGGCGTGATCTGGAACGTCAACTCCTACGACCAGTGGGGCGTGGAACTGGGCAAGCAGCTTGCCAAGGCCCTCCTGCCCAAGGTGAAGGGCGAAGAGAGCGGCGAAGGACACGACGCCTCGACGCAGGGGCTGCTCGGATACTACCTTGCCAACAAGGCCTGA
- a CDS encoding mechanosensitive ion channel family protein: MTDDTFFGVSTAWILTNAWSLLVAIIVLVAGWIIANIVSRALASFVAARVRNSATVAPLIGQVVRYAVLFVTIIIVLGQFGVETASILAVLGAAGLAIALALQGTLSNIAAGIMLVFLRPFNTGDYIDADGIVGTVVEVGLFATQMRTIDGVFLFAPNSKLSNAKIINYSREADRMVEVKFNVPRSADLATVRAQLVGSMRTDYSDPNAQSEVLLDTLGDSNMTLVARVPVRSKDWWRARSEVQERVKQVLDANNNFAPAA; encoded by the coding sequence TTGACCGACGATACCTTTTTCGGCGTTTCGACCGCCTGGATCCTCACCAATGCATGGTCGTTGCTGGTCGCGATCATCGTGCTGGTGGCGGGTTGGATCATCGCCAATATCGTATCGCGGGCCCTCGCATCCTTCGTGGCGGCGCGGGTGCGCAATAGCGCGACCGTGGCGCCGCTGATCGGTCAGGTCGTTCGATATGCCGTGCTGTTCGTCACCATCATCATCGTGCTGGGGCAGTTCGGCGTGGAAACGGCCTCGATCCTGGCAGTGCTCGGCGCGGCCGGCCTGGCCATCGCGCTGGCCTTGCAGGGAACCCTGTCGAATATAGCGGCCGGCATCATGCTGGTGTTCCTGCGTCCGTTCAACACGGGCGACTATATCGACGCCGACGGCATCGTGGGTACGGTGGTGGAAGTGGGGCTGTTCGCCACGCAGATGCGCACCATCGACGGCGTGTTCTTGTTCGCGCCGAATTCAAAGCTCTCCAACGCCAAGATCATCAACTACAGCCGCGAGGCGGACCGTATGGTCGAGGTCAAGTTCAACGTTCCGCGCAGTGCCGATCTTGCGACCGTGCGCGCGCAACTGGTGGGTTCCATGCGCACCGACTATTCCGACCCCAATGCACAGTCGGAAGTGCTTCTGGACACACTGGGCGATTCCAACATGACCCTCGTCGCCCGCGTGCCGGTTCGCAGCAAGGACTGGTGGCGTGCGCGCTCCGAAGTGCAGGAACGGGTCAAACAGGTGCTGGACGCCAACAACAACTTCGCGCCGGCGGCCTGA
- a CDS encoding peptidylprolyl isomerase: MAYADPENTLVIETTKGNVVIAMKPDVAPGHVEHIKKLAREGAYDGVVFHRVIDGFMAQTGDVKFGNSNLTDFNPSRAGTGGSQYPNLKQEFNETPHKRGTASMARAQDPNSANSQFFICFADAPFLNRQYTVWGEVIEGMENVDQIKRGEPVINPDKMVSVKVAADIAE, from the coding sequence ATGGCCTATGCCGATCCCGAAAACACCCTCGTCATCGAAACCACCAAGGGCAATGTCGTTATCGCGATGAAGCCGGACGTGGCTCCCGGTCACGTCGAGCATATCAAGAAGCTTGCCCGTGAAGGCGCCTATGACGGCGTGGTGTTCCACCGCGTGATCGACGGCTTCATGGCCCAGACCGGCGACGTGAAGTTCGGCAATTCGAACCTCACCGACTTCAACCCGTCGCGCGCCGGCACCGGCGGCTCGCAGTATCCGAACCTGAAGCAGGAATTCAACGAGACGCCGCACAAGCGCGGCACAGCCTCGATGGCTCGCGCCCAGGACCCGAACTCGGCCAATTCGCAGTTCTTCATCTGCTTTGCGGATGCCCCATTCCTCAACCGCCAGTATACTGTGTGGGGTGAGGTCATCGAGGGCATGGAGAATGTCGATCAGATCAAGCGTGGCGAGCCGGTCATCAACCCGGACAAGATGGTTTCGGTCAAGGTCGCGGCCGACATCGCCGAGTAA
- the glmU gene encoding bifunctional UDP-N-acetylglucosamine diphosphorylase/glucosamine-1-phosphate N-acetyltransferase GlmU: protein MTELLSIILAAGEGTRMKSATPKVLHPVGGLPIIGHVVRAAREAGSSKIAMVTGPKHGAIREAVSGLDADIVHFEQTVAKGTGHAAAQARALFEAHDGYIAVVYGDHPLLRGENFRAVLDRLDAGLDAAILGFEPKDPTGYGRFITEGETLRAIREHKDASEAERAIGLCNACILAFRADVFRDLIDRIDTNNAQGEYYLTDLVGLANAAGKKVGYGVAPENDVMGVNDRSQLARAEALFQEVRREDAMRAGVTLRDPPSVWFSWDTDLGRDVTIHPNVVFGPGVKVADKVEIRTFCDIEDAVIGEGATIGPFARIRGGAELGADVHLGNFVEVKKSKIGAGTKAGHLSYLGDAEIGSKTNIGAGTITCNYDGVNKDQTIIGDGVFVGSNTSLVAPVSLGNGAYTASGSVITDDVPDDAVAFGRARQVNKPGYAPKLKEKALAKKAAKGK, encoded by the coding sequence ATGACTGAGTTGCTGTCGATCATTCTTGCGGCAGGTGAAGGCACGCGGATGAAGTCCGCGACCCCGAAGGTTTTGCACCCGGTAGGCGGACTGCCGATCATCGGCCATGTGGTGCGCGCGGCACGCGAGGCCGGCTCGAGCAAAATCGCCATGGTGACCGGGCCCAAGCACGGTGCGATCCGCGAGGCGGTTTCCGGCCTGGACGCGGATATCGTCCATTTCGAGCAGACCGTGGCCAAGGGCACCGGGCATGCGGCGGCCCAGGCACGCGCGCTGTTCGAAGCGCATGATGGCTATATTGCCGTGGTTTATGGCGACCACCCGCTGCTGCGCGGCGAAAATTTTCGGGCGGTGCTCGATCGGCTCGATGCAGGCCTCGATGCCGCCATCCTGGGTTTCGAGCCCAAGGATCCGACCGGTTATGGGCGGTTCATCACCGAGGGCGAAACACTGCGTGCGATCCGCGAGCACAAGGATGCCAGTGAAGCAGAGCGCGCCATCGGGCTTTGCAATGCCTGCATCCTGGCTTTCCGGGCCGACGTGTTCCGCGATCTCATCGACCGGATCGACACGAACAATGCGCAGGGCGAGTACTACCTGACGGACCTCGTGGGCCTTGCCAATGCTGCCGGCAAGAAGGTGGGATACGGTGTGGCGCCGGAAAACGACGTGATGGGCGTCAATGACCGTTCGCAACTGGCGCGTGCCGAGGCCCTGTTCCAGGAGGTGCGCCGCGAGGACGCCATGCGCGCAGGGGTGACGCTGCGCGATCCTCCGAGCGTCTGGTTTTCATGGGACACAGACCTTGGTCGAGATGTGACCATCCATCCGAACGTGGTCTTCGGTCCAGGCGTCAAGGTTGCGGACAAGGTCGAGATCCGGACGTTCTGCGATATCGAGGATGCCGTCATAGGCGAGGGTGCCACGATCGGACCGTTTGCGCGCATTCGCGGCGGTGCAGAGCTGGGTGCCGATGTACATCTCGGCAATTTCGTTGAGGTGAAGAAGAGCAAGATCGGCGCCGGCACGAAAGCGGGTCACCTGAGTTATCTCGGCGATGCCGAGATCGGCAGCAAGACCAATATCGGCGCGGGCACCATCACCTGCAATTATGACGGTGTGAACAAGGACCAAACCATTATCGGCGACGGCGTCTTCGTCGGCTCTAATACGTCGCTGGTGGCGCCGGTGTCGCTCGGGAACGGCGCCTATACGGCGTCAGGCAGCGTGATCACGGATGACGTGCCTGATGACGCGGTGGCATTCGGGCGAGCCCGGCAGGTAAACAAGCCGGGCTACGCGCCCAAGCTCAAGGAAAAGGCGCTGGCCAAGAAGGCCGCGAAAGGAAAATAG
- the glmS gene encoding glutamine--fructose-6-phosphate transaminase (isomerizing), with translation MCGIVGIVGDAPVAGRLVDALKRLEYRGYDSAGVATLESGAIARRRAEGKLGNLASKLGMEPLGGHIGIGHTRWATHGAPTENNAHPHATDRVAVVHNGIIENFRELLADLEQDGYLPQTQTDTESVALWVTRELNNGAEPELAVARTLKKLKGAFALAFMFKGEQGLLIAARHGAPLAVGYGTTEMYLGSDAMALAPFTSRLTYLEDGDWAVITPKGVTIRDGKDAIVQREQLVSQASALLVDKGNHRHFMAKEIYEQPETISHTLSHYVDMGAEKVAIRETLPFDFADLSRLTMSACGTAYYAGAIAKYWFERFARLPVDIDVASEFRYREPPLEKGGLSLFISQSGETADTLAALRYCAGQGQHVASLVNTLESTIARESGVVFPILCGPEIGVASTKALTAQLTALASLAIAAGRARGVLSAEQEAELVRALTALPSAVSAALGAEAQIIDISKRLSKAKDVLYLGRGAMFPVAMEGALKLKEISYIHAEGYAAGELKHGPIALVDEAMPVIVVAPSDELVDKTLSNMQEVAARGGKIILITDEDGAESVGHGVADIIKIPHVHSFVAPILATIPVQLLAYHTAVFMGTDVDQPRNLAKSVTVE, from the coding sequence ATGTGCGGTATCGTTGGGATTGTCGGTGATGCTCCCGTGGCCGGTCGGCTGGTCGATGCGCTCAAGCGCCTCGAATACCGGGGCTATGACAGTGCGGGTGTAGCGACCCTGGAAAGCGGCGCCATTGCGCGGCGCCGGGCCGAAGGCAAACTGGGCAATCTGGCCAGCAAGCTGGGCATGGAGCCGCTGGGCGGGCATATCGGCATCGGCCACACGCGCTGGGCGACCCATGGGGCGCCGACCGAGAACAACGCCCACCCGCATGCGACCGATCGCGTCGCGGTGGTCCACAACGGCATCATCGAGAATTTCCGCGAACTGCTGGCCGACCTCGAGCAGGACGGTTACCTGCCGCAGACGCAGACCGACACGGAATCCGTTGCCCTCTGGGTGACGCGCGAGCTGAACAACGGCGCCGAGCCTGAACTGGCGGTGGCGCGGACACTCAAGAAGCTCAAGGGCGCCTTTGCCCTGGCCTTCATGTTCAAAGGCGAGCAGGGGTTGTTGATCGCCGCCCGGCATGGCGCGCCGCTGGCCGTCGGCTATGGCACGACGGAAATGTATCTCGGGTCCGACGCGATGGCGCTGGCGCCCTTCACATCGCGCCTCACCTATCTCGAAGACGGCGATTGGGCCGTGATCACGCCCAAGGGCGTGACGATCCGGGACGGCAAGGATGCCATCGTCCAGCGCGAGCAGCTGGTCAGCCAGGCATCCGCGCTGCTGGTGGACAAGGGCAACCACCGCCATTTCATGGCCAAGGAAATCTACGAGCAGCCCGAGACCATCTCGCACACCCTCAGCCACTATGTGGACATGGGCGCCGAAAAGGTTGCCATCCGCGAGACGCTGCCATTCGATTTCGCCGATCTCTCGAGACTGACGATGAGCGCCTGCGGCACGGCGTACTATGCTGGTGCCATCGCCAAATACTGGTTCGAACGCTTTGCGCGGTTGCCTGTCGATATCGATGTGGCCAGCGAATTCCGGTATCGCGAACCGCCGCTGGAAAAGGGCGGGCTCTCGCTGTTCATCTCGCAATCGGGCGAGACCGCCGACACCCTCGCGGCACTGCGTTACTGCGCCGGTCAGGGCCAGCATGTGGCCAGCCTCGTCAATACGCTGGAATCGACGATTGCCCGGGAGTCCGGCGTAGTCTTTCCGATCCTCTGCGGGCCGGAAATCGGCGTTGCCTCGACCAAGGCGCTGACGGCACAGCTGACAGCGCTGGCCAGCCTTGCCATCGCTGCCGGCCGGGCGCGCGGGGTGCTGAGCGCCGAGCAGGAAGCCGAACTGGTGCGGGCCCTGACGGCGCTGCCATCAGCCGTATCGGCAGCGCTGGGTGCCGAGGCGCAGATTATCGACATCTCGAAGCGCCTTTCCAAGGCCAAGGACGTGCTCTATCTGGGCCGCGGAGCGATGTTCCCTGTGGCTATGGAAGGGGCGTTGAAGCTCAAGGAAATTAGCTACATCCACGCCGAAGGTTACGCGGCAGGTGAACTCAAGCACGGGCCGATCGCCCTGGTTGACGAGGCCATGCCTGTGATCGTCGTCGCGCCGTCGGACGAGCTTGTCGACAAGACCCTGAGCAACATGCAGGAAGTCGCTGCGCGTGGCGGCAAGATCATCCTGATCACCGACGAGGACGGCGCCGAAAGCGTCGGCCACGGTGTGGCTGACATCATCAAGATCCCGCATGTCCATTCCTTCGTCGCTCCGATCCTCGCGACCATCCCCGTGCAGTTGCTGGCCTATCATACGGCCGTGTTCATGGGCACGGATGTGGACCAGCCCCGGAACCTGGCGAAGTCGGTGACGGTGGAGTAG
- a CDS encoding DMT family transporter codes for MDTVLWALMGVIAGACIAAQAPINASLGRALEVTVAAAAVSFLAGGVVLWALAFLFSHLGGTPINFGAPAPWTFVAGGLLGAFYVFSNITLTPVMGAAAVMALSVTGQLVGGLFLDKIGFMGMAVREISVGRLAGAALLVVGAVMIRVL; via the coding sequence ATGGATACAGTTCTCTGGGCGCTCATGGGCGTCATCGCGGGCGCCTGCATTGCCGCGCAGGCGCCAATCAATGCCAGCCTCGGGCGGGCACTGGAAGTGACGGTGGCGGCCGCCGCAGTATCGTTTCTCGCCGGCGGCGTCGTGCTCTGGGCGCTGGCGTTCCTGTTCAGCCATCTCGGTGGCACACCAATCAATTTCGGAGCGCCTGCGCCGTGGACGTTCGTGGCCGGAGGGCTGCTGGGCGCGTTCTATGTCTTTTCGAACATCACGCTGACCCCGGTCATGGGAGCGGCGGCCGTGATGGCGCTCTCCGTCACCGGCCAACTGGTGGGCGGACTGTTTCTCGACAAGATCGGATTCATGGGCATGGCGGTGCGCGAGATTTCGGTCGGGCGACTGGCCGGGGCGGCACTGCTCGTGGTCGGCGCAGTGATGATCCGCGTGCTTTAG
- the map gene encoding type I methionyl aminopeptidase, producing MIITTDEQLDKLKAIGRICAMAREAMATAMRPGMTTLELDEIGAKFLAGYGAVSAPVLTYDFPGATCISVNEEIAHGIPGNRVLAAGDLVNIDVSAELDGVFADCGASYILGKADKRLENLCRDGKKAMWAGINAVKAGGALADIGTAIGKVAKKGGYTLIRNLASHGVGASLHDEPGEIPTWPDRSERRKIQNGLVFTIEPFLSMGGQMAEQMYDDDEWTLTAEPLAPTVQYEHTVVATPRGAVVVTLAG from the coding sequence TTGATCATCACGACTGACGAACAGCTCGACAAGCTCAAGGCGATCGGGCGGATCTGCGCCATGGCCCGCGAGGCCATGGCGACGGCCATGCGGCCGGGCATGACGACGCTGGAGCTGGACGAAATCGGCGCCAAGTTTCTGGCCGGGTATGGCGCGGTATCTGCGCCGGTGCTGACCTATGACTTTCCGGGCGCGACCTGCATCTCGGTGAACGAGGAGATCGCGCACGGCATTCCGGGCAATCGGGTTCTTGCCGCCGGCGACCTCGTCAATATCGACGTTTCAGCCGAACTCGATGGCGTGTTCGCCGATTGCGGCGCGTCCTACATTCTGGGCAAGGCTGACAAGCGGCTGGAAAACCTTTGCCGTGACGGCAAGAAGGCGATGTGGGCCGGGATCAATGCGGTGAAGGCGGGAGGCGCGCTGGCCGATATCGGCACGGCCATCGGCAAGGTGGCCAAGAAGGGCGGATACACGCTGATCCGCAACCTCGCCAGCCACGGCGTCGGTGCCAGTCTTCACGACGAGCCTGGCGAAATTCCGACCTGGCCGGACCGGTCGGAGCGGCGAAAAATTCAGAATGGCCTCGTCTTTACCATCGAGCCGTTCCTGTCGATGGGCGGTCAGATGGCCGAGCAGATGTATGATGACGACGAGTGGACGCTGACGGCCGAGCCCCTGGCGCCGACCGTGCAGTACGAGCATACGGTGGTAGCGACGCCGCGCGGGGCGGTGGTTGTCACGCTGGCGGGATGA
- a CDS encoding exopolysaccharide biosynthesis protein, which produces MTERHSPINRYMRRIARSLRLAADHNQSHVTLDRLIELLGPKSHRLLLLVVSLFNMIPGPPGYGGTIAFTTGAIAIAMLMGRPIRLPGILGRRKLPIDLMVRGSNQVVKVANLLSRFSRPRMRWLTGAGAVVPYGVLVIGVSLVMALPIPFINAIPNVGLCIIAFSMLNRDGVGVITGLVATALGLIVDAAIILGVLHLGMTAFQSMAS; this is translated from the coding sequence GTGACGGAGCGGCATTCGCCGATCAACAGATACATGCGGCGCATTGCCCGATCGCTCCGGCTGGCCGCTGACCACAATCAATCGCACGTGACGCTCGACAGGCTGATCGAGCTGCTGGGGCCGAAGTCTCACCGGCTCCTGCTGCTCGTGGTGTCGCTGTTCAACATGATCCCGGGACCTCCAGGCTACGGCGGCACGATCGCGTTCACCACAGGGGCGATCGCCATTGCCATGCTGATGGGCCGGCCGATCCGGCTGCCGGGCATATTGGGACGGCGGAAGCTGCCCATCGACCTGATGGTGCGGGGCAGCAACCAGGTCGTGAAGGTCGCCAATTTGCTATCGCGGTTTTCGCGACCGCGGATGCGGTGGTTGACCGGCGCGGGCGCGGTGGTGCCTTATGGCGTCCTGGTGATCGGGGTGAGCCTGGTGATGGCGCTGCCCATTCCCTTCATCAATGCCATTCCCAATGTCGGGCTTTGCATCATCGCGTTTTCAATGCTCAATCGCGACGGGGTGGGGGTCATCACCGGACTCGTGGCGACTGCGCTGGGCCTCATTGTCGACGCAGCCATCATCCTGGGTGTCCTGCACCTGGGGATGACGGCCTTCCAGTCGATGGCCTCTTAG